In a single window of the Polynucleobacter sp. MWH-UH24A genome:
- a CDS encoding nitrite/sulfite reductase encodes MYRYDEIDQSLVQERSAQFAEQVVRRLKHQLSEDEFKPLRLQNGLYLQRHAYMLRVAIPYGMLSSAQLRTLAKIAKYYDRGYGHFTTRQNIQFNWIDLEEAPLILEELAAVQMHAIQTSGNCIRNITSDPFAGVAADEYIDPRPICELLRQWSTLHPEFAFLPRKFKIAVNSAVEDRTVLLCHDVGIELKRSDQGVLLANIYAGGGMGRTPMLSELIKTDVPWQDLPAYLTALLRVYNRHGRRDNIYKARIKILVKALGVNEFAKQVEEEWAHTQTTYAAWTDADWQRVAQHFTKPPYKKLPALSQEQLIQELQPNERVGFVRWFERNVREHQVVGYSSVVLSLKPHGTQAPGDATAEQMNAIAELADRYSFGELRVTHEQNLVLADVESTQLVALWQEAKRLGLALSNIGLLTDIIACPGGDFCSLANAKSIPIAKAIQERFDHLDYLHDVGDVSINISGCINSCGHHHVGNIGILGVDKDGEEWFQVTLGGAQGHEAAIGKVIGRAFLAEEIPAVIDRLIKTYVNERYDGERFIQTVWRLGLEPFKQAAYAHDAKAEKEGVA; translated from the coding sequence ATGTACCGATATGACGAAATCGACCAATCCCTAGTTCAAGAACGCAGCGCTCAATTCGCGGAGCAGGTCGTACGTCGCTTAAAGCACCAGCTTTCCGAAGATGAGTTCAAGCCATTGCGACTGCAAAACGGCTTATATCTTCAGCGCCACGCTTATATGCTGCGGGTTGCGATTCCCTATGGCATGTTGAGCTCTGCGCAACTGCGAACCCTAGCCAAGATTGCCAAGTATTACGACCGTGGGTATGGGCATTTCACCACCCGCCAAAATATTCAATTTAATTGGATTGATTTGGAAGAGGCACCACTCATCCTAGAAGAGTTGGCTGCGGTGCAAATGCATGCAATCCAAACTTCAGGCAATTGCATTCGTAATATCACGAGCGATCCATTTGCAGGTGTAGCCGCTGATGAATATATTGATCCAAGACCGATTTGCGAGCTTTTGCGCCAATGGTCGACGCTGCACCCAGAGTTTGCATTTTTGCCTCGCAAGTTCAAGATTGCAGTCAATAGCGCAGTAGAAGATCGCACGGTTTTGCTGTGCCATGATGTGGGGATTGAGCTCAAACGAAGCGATCAGGGCGTACTGCTAGCCAATATCTACGCGGGTGGAGGAATGGGACGCACCCCCATGTTGTCTGAGCTGATTAAAACGGATGTGCCATGGCAAGATCTGCCTGCTTATCTCACAGCACTCTTGCGGGTTTATAACCGTCACGGTCGGCGGGATAACATTTACAAAGCCCGTATCAAGATCTTGGTTAAAGCCTTAGGGGTCAATGAGTTTGCCAAGCAAGTGGAGGAGGAGTGGGCGCATACCCAAACGACTTATGCTGCATGGACTGATGCCGATTGGCAGCGGGTGGCGCAGCACTTTACCAAGCCGCCATATAAAAAACTACCAGCCCTATCCCAAGAGCAACTCATTCAAGAACTCCAACCGAATGAGCGTGTTGGCTTTGTGCGCTGGTTCGAGCGCAATGTACGTGAGCATCAGGTCGTTGGGTACAGCAGCGTAGTGCTCTCTTTAAAACCCCATGGAACTCAGGCCCCAGGCGATGCTACGGCTGAGCAGATGAATGCCATTGCCGAGCTAGCCGATCGCTATAGCTTTGGGGAACTGCGGGTGACCCATGAGCAAAATTTGGTATTGGCTGATGTGGAATCAACCCAATTAGTTGCCTTGTGGCAAGAGGCTAAACGACTGGGACTGGCGCTGAGCAACATTGGTTTACTCACTGACATCATTGCATGTCCGGGTGGCGACTTTTGCTCGCTCGCCAATGCAAAATCCATCCCAATTGCCAAAGCGATTCAAGAGCGCTTTGATCATTTGGATTACTTACATGACGTGGGCGATGTTTCTATCAACATCTCGGGGTGCATTAACTCCTGTGGGCATCATCATGTGGGCAATATCGGTATCTTGGGGGTGGATAAAGACGGTGAGGAGTGGTTTCAGGTTACCTTGGGTGGCGCACAAGGTCATGAAGCTGCAATTGGCAAGGTGATCGGGCGCGCTTTCTTAGCTGAGGAGATCCCTGCGGTAATTGATCGACTCATCAAGACCTATGTCAACGAGCGTTACGATGGCGAGCGCTTTATCCAAACCGTATGGCGCTTGGGTCTTGAGCCATTTAAGCAAGCAGCCTATGCCCATGATGCCAAAGCAGAGAAGGAGGGCGT
- a CDS encoding transglycosylase SLT domain-containing protein, which produces MMRLSAVFILAVIVISGLLKITPAVASPQQHTYAQMLNSGEIRMAIPYGRITYINSKGQILGFAPELSKYFSNFLLAKYKKKVLIKVVPSVPGRLLSAIDDGNADFALDYLKEFIPNKDSNRFLVYEHPRVEKYVIVSNQNQAKIINLLDLSGKTVCVDRFTQTTALDETNKELKKTKKDEIHIYQDRGVLSDEDLLQMVNGDLIDYIWVANWRAELWKPLLPNIVIHPDTAVTGGSPGDVIVTKMNADLAKDILDFAASPYLEAALRDYRQKTFSQERFALKSPLTQTELNRFESMKQYFYRYGHENQLDPLFLAGLGFQESLLNQNAVSSVGAIGVMQLMLETGKSMNTGNIYELEPNIHAGAKYINSLLQALSLESALSETERGFFAVAAYNSGANNVRKARELAIKMGLDPNQWFLNVEMASARLFGLETFQYVRNVYKYYVTYDVLIRKTTLAQEKLNPKR; this is translated from the coding sequence ATGATGCGCCTCTCGGCAGTTTTCATACTGGCTGTAATTGTCATTTCTGGTCTATTAAAAATAACTCCAGCAGTTGCCTCACCACAGCAACACACCTACGCCCAGATGCTAAATTCGGGCGAAATACGCATGGCCATTCCTTATGGACGTATCACCTACATAAACTCAAAAGGGCAAATTCTGGGATTTGCGCCAGAGTTAAGTAAGTATTTCAGTAATTTTTTACTCGCAAAATATAAAAAGAAGGTTCTAATTAAGGTCGTTCCTTCCGTGCCTGGAAGATTGCTATCTGCAATTGATGATGGAAACGCTGACTTTGCACTTGATTATCTAAAAGAATTTATTCCCAACAAAGACTCGAATCGCTTTTTAGTTTACGAGCACCCGCGCGTTGAGAAATATGTCATTGTTTCTAATCAAAATCAAGCAAAGATCATTAATCTTTTAGATCTATCGGGTAAAACCGTTTGTGTCGATCGATTCACTCAAACAACCGCATTAGATGAAACCAATAAGGAATTAAAAAAAACTAAAAAAGATGAAATTCACATTTATCAAGATCGGGGCGTTTTAAGTGACGAGGATCTTTTGCAAATGGTCAATGGTGACCTTATTGATTATATTTGGGTTGCCAATTGGCGCGCAGAGCTTTGGAAACCCCTACTACCGAATATTGTGATTCATCCAGATACTGCTGTGACTGGCGGATCACCCGGAGACGTAATTGTTACAAAAATGAATGCTGATCTAGCCAAGGATATTTTAGATTTTGCAGCAAGTCCTTATTTAGAAGCCGCATTACGAGACTATCGACAAAAGACTTTTTCACAGGAACGGTTTGCACTAAAAAGCCCATTGACTCAAACTGAATTAAATCGTTTTGAATCCATGAAGCAGTACTTTTATCGATATGGCCACGAGAATCAATTGGATCCTTTATTTTTAGCGGGTCTGGGTTTTCAAGAATCGTTACTTAATCAAAATGCGGTAAGTTCCGTTGGCGCAATTGGCGTGATGCAATTGATGCTAGAAACGGGAAAGTCCATGAATACAGGCAATATCTATGAGCTAGAGCCCAATATTCACGCAGGGGCCAAGTATATTAATTCGCTTTTGCAAGCGTTGTCTTTAGAAAGCGCTCTTTCTGAAACTGAACGAGGATTTTTTGCCGTGGCGGCATATAACTCTGGGGCAAATAATGTTCGCAAAGCAAGAGAGCTGGCTATCAAGATGGGGCTTGACCCCAATCAATGGTTTTTGAATGTCGAAATGGCCAGTGCAAGACTATTCGGACTGGAAACCTTTCAATACGTTCGTAACGTCTATAAATATTACGTTACCTACGATGTGTTAATCAGGAAAACAACCTTAGCTCAAGAAAAACTAAACCCAAAGAGATGA
- a CDS encoding sulfite exporter TauE/SafE family protein: MELSAIHLILGLLGIGAGLLGGVIGFGTTIILMPPLVYLHGSLLTIPIIAITATIANLARVFIWWRSIDWKVCAVYAASAIPAVILGANTLILLNPQAIEIVLGLFLLFLIPIRRWMRRQEIVVSLWHMALVGAGIGYLTGIVATTGAINTPFFLAYGLTKGAYLGTEAASSLSIFITKGVVFHELGVIDRIAILEGLFLGVCVFIGSLLSKRIVLKMREEQFIQMMEWVIAISGIAILMMSMIHQ, translated from the coding sequence ATGGAACTTAGTGCAATCCATCTAATCCTTGGTCTTTTAGGAATTGGTGCTGGTTTGTTAGGGGGTGTGATTGGCTTTGGCACCACCATTATTCTCATGCCACCCTTAGTCTATTTGCATGGATCGCTGTTAACCATCCCCATCATTGCAATTACGGCAACCATTGCTAATCTGGCTAGGGTTTTCATTTGGTGGCGCAGTATTGATTGGAAAGTATGCGCCGTCTATGCTGCTAGCGCCATTCCTGCCGTTATTTTGGGCGCCAATACGTTAATCTTGCTCAATCCCCAGGCGATTGAGATTGTGCTGGGCCTATTTTTACTATTCCTCATTCCAATCCGTCGTTGGATGCGCCGCCAAGAGATCGTAGTTAGCCTGTGGCACATGGCCTTAGTTGGTGCTGGGATTGGCTATTTAACAGGCATCGTTGCAACAACAGGGGCGATTAATACCCCCTTCTTTTTGGCTTATGGATTAACCAAAGGCGCCTATCTCGGTACCGAGGCAGCCAGCTCACTTTCCATCTTCATTACCAAAGGGGTAGTGTTCCATGAACTGGGCGTGATTGATCGTATCGCTATCCTGGAGGGACTCTTTCTTGGGGTCTGTGTCTTTATAGGATCACTACTATCCAAACGAATTGTTCTAAAAATGCGTGAGGAGCAATTTATCCAGATGATGGAATGGGTGATTGCTATTTCGGGGATTGCAATTTTGATGATGAGTATGATTCACCAATGA
- a CDS encoding EamA family transporter: MSGFVFSCILGAALMHALWNILLKSASDKNLETAVANFATAILALPLLVIYGLPDSQTFPYIALSIALHLIYFYLVASAYRFGDLNLAYPIMRGAAPLLTLLFGYVFLREQVSDGVIAGIFLVSAGVILLGLRKTTSSAHHLKALLFALGNALVIALYTIVDGHGVRLSNNAWSYVSLLMFSHGCVFLSVVLWQRRRQQLLPESFSYIKSRLMYPLIGGTCIIGSYSIALWAMTQAPISLVAAVRETSVLFAFLFGTLYLKESPYPQRILGALGICLGLILIRIY, translated from the coding sequence ATGAGTGGTTTTGTCTTTTCCTGCATCTTAGGCGCTGCGCTCATGCACGCTCTTTGGAATATATTACTCAAGTCGGCATCGGATAAAAATCTAGAAACCGCGGTAGCAAACTTTGCAACCGCAATCCTAGCCCTTCCCTTGCTGGTGATATATGGACTTCCTGACTCCCAAACCTTTCCATATATCGCTTTATCAATTGCCCTTCATTTAATTTATTTTTATTTGGTTGCATCCGCATATCGCTTCGGGGACTTGAATCTCGCTTACCCCATCATGCGCGGTGCGGCCCCACTTTTAACCCTCTTATTTGGGTATGTGTTTTTACGTGAACAGGTATCTGATGGAGTAATTGCTGGCATTTTTCTTGTATCAGCTGGAGTCATCCTCTTGGGTTTACGTAAAACCACCTCCTCAGCCCATCATTTAAAAGCCCTACTCTTTGCTCTTGGCAATGCCTTAGTCATAGCCCTCTACACCATTGTTGATGGGCATGGGGTGCGGCTTAGTAATAATGCGTGGTCTTATGTGAGCCTATTAATGTTTTCGCATGGCTGTGTTTTTCTGTCAGTAGTCCTTTGGCAACGTCGTCGTCAGCAATTGCTACCGGAGAGCTTTAGCTATATCAAATCCCGTCTCATGTACCCCTTAATCGGCGGGACTTGTATTATTGGTTCCTATTCGATTGCACTTTGGGCAATGACCCAAGCCCCCATCTCCTTAGTTGCAGCAGTTCGGGAAACATCCGTTTTATTTGCATTTCTATTTGGAACTCTCTATTTAAAAGAATCGCCATACCCTCAGCGAATTTTAGGTGCGCTGGGAATATGTCTAGGTTTAATCTTGATACGAATTTACTAA
- a CDS encoding YkvA family protein: MKIFQRIQGWAKELKRDVLVLWFALKNPETPLIARAVAFITVAYALSPIDLIPDFVPILGYLDDLILIPIFIWITIKLVPDDVMAQSREQAQQWLKSNQLKPKSHLGLFIILLIWILLIWVCVKSYYGDMGQILSL, from the coding sequence GTGAAAATATTTCAAAGAATTCAGGGTTGGGCAAAGGAGCTCAAGCGCGATGTCTTGGTTTTATGGTTTGCCCTTAAAAATCCTGAAACACCATTGATAGCGAGGGCAGTGGCATTCATTACAGTAGCGTATGCGCTAAGTCCCATTGATTTAATTCCAGACTTTGTACCAATACTAGGTTATCTTGATGACCTTATTCTGATCCCAATCTTTATTTGGATCACAATTAAATTAGTACCCGATGATGTGATGGCTCAATCACGAGAACAAGCCCAACAGTGGTTGAAATCCAATCAACTAAAGCCCAAAAGCCATTTAGGGCTATTCATAATTTTGTTAATTTGGATTTTATTGATTTGGGTATGCGTCAAGTCTTACTACGGAGATATGGGACAAATATTGTCGCTTTAA
- a CDS encoding heavy-metal-associated domain-containing protein: MKQLNLIIAIAFMALSQSALASMKVTVNGMVCSFCAQGIEKSISKMDETKAVFVDLKNKVVIVEAKEGKTLNEKLISQEIKDSGYDVVKIETIPQTVAQFKAQQKDKK, translated from the coding sequence ATGAAACAATTGAACTTAATCATTGCAATTGCATTTATGGCATTGAGCCAGTCTGCCTTAGCTAGTATGAAAGTCACCGTCAATGGCATGGTTTGCTCATTTTGTGCCCAGGGTATTGAGAAAAGTATTTCCAAAATGGACGAAACCAAGGCAGTCTTTGTCGATCTCAAGAATAAAGTCGTGATCGTTGAGGCCAAAGAGGGCAAAACTCTCAATGAGAAGCTCATTAGCCAAGAGATCAAAGACTCAGGCTACGACGTAGTCAAGATCGAAACCATTCCGCAGACGGTTGCGCAATTTAAGGCTCAGCAAAAGGATAAAAAATGA
- a CDS encoding copper-binding protein, which yields MKRLIVVFLGLFSAYVYASPEWVNGEVVRVDQSRSRIVLKHEYIPSIKMAPMTMPFGVVKEIPLDQYRPGDKVRFQIKVVDGTLDITTMEKLK from the coding sequence ATGAAACGATTGATTGTTGTATTTCTTGGTCTATTTTCGGCCTACGTCTATGCCAGCCCCGAGTGGGTAAATGGTGAAGTGGTGCGTGTTGATCAATCACGAAGCCGCATTGTGTTAAAGCACGAGTACATCCCCAGTATCAAGATGGCCCCGATGACCATGCCCTTTGGAGTGGTTAAGGAGATTCCACTGGATCAATATCGGCCGGGCGATAAAGTCCGATTCCAAATCAAGGTTGTGGATGGAACGCTTGATATCACCACCATGGAAAAACTCAAATGA
- a CDS encoding class I SAM-dependent methyltransferase, whose amino-acid sequence MKFLKSWLLLIGLSLSVSSFAQFPADVGDDKYQPRLGQEGKDVIWMPTSNELIAQMLKTAKVGPNDLVYDLGAGDGRIAIAAAKDFGARTIGIEFNPDMAAFAQRNANRAGVGDRVKIINGDIFKEDFSKATVVTMYLLPDLNLRLRPIILAMKPGTRVVSHAFTMGDWEADKEIDAGQRGYYWVVPANVAGEWQLDGVDVNGKGTLSLSQRYQRIGGNLTISGKSQPILNPTLEGDKLSFGYLDRKNNLHSVKVTVNGSQLKGEDKGSTTFTEVTGKRR is encoded by the coding sequence ATGAAATTCCTCAAATCTTGGCTTCTACTGATTGGTTTAAGCCTTTCTGTTTCTTCGTTTGCTCAATTCCCTGCCGATGTGGGTGACGACAAGTATCAGCCTCGCTTGGGTCAAGAAGGCAAAGATGTGATTTGGATGCCGACTAGCAATGAGTTGATTGCCCAAATGCTCAAGACCGCCAAAGTGGGTCCCAATGATTTGGTGTATGACCTTGGTGCTGGTGATGGCAGAATTGCGATTGCAGCAGCCAAAGATTTCGGTGCGCGCACCATCGGTATTGAATTCAATCCCGATATGGCAGCCTTTGCACAACGCAATGCTAATCGTGCGGGCGTGGGTGATCGTGTAAAGATCATTAATGGGGATATCTTTAAAGAAGACTTTAGCAAAGCAACTGTCGTGACCATGTATTTGTTACCTGATCTGAATTTACGTTTGCGACCCATCATTCTTGCCATGAAACCCGGTACTCGTGTGGTCTCGCATGCTTTCACGATGGGCGATTGGGAAGCCGATAAAGAAATTGATGCGGGACAAAGAGGTTACTACTGGGTCGTTCCTGCTAATGTGGCTGGTGAATGGCAACTCGATGGTGTTGATGTAAACGGCAAAGGCACCCTCAGTTTGTCGCAACGTTACCAACGCATTGGTGGCAACCTCACTATCAGTGGCAAATCACAACCAATCCTTAATCCAACCCTTGAGGGCGACAAACTGAGTTTTGGCTATCTTGATCGTAAGAACAATTTGCATTCAGTGAAAGTTACTGTCAATGGCTCACAGTTAAAGGGTGAAGACAAAGGCAGTACGACGTTTACTGAAGTAACCGGTAAGCGCCGTTAA
- a CDS encoding APC family permease, protein MGSSEGASSSASPLRLLSPLGAVAIIVGIVIGAGIFKTPSMVAGITGDVGWAITIWIAGALISLMGALCYAELATLYPHAGGDYHFLTRAYGKNVSFLYGWAKAMVINTGSIALLAFVFGDYMTKVLPLGTHSSLYWAFFIVIALTLVNLIGIHASANVQTVLTVLEVTGLVAIVVAGFGLFGNAPPAVDNPPMFSSTPQLGMLGLGMVFVLLTFGGWNESAYISAELKGTSKTIVSVIVISLVVITIIYLLVNIALINGLGLKALASSKAAPADLLGLVFGPVGEKLLGLFVAVAALTSINATMIVGARTNYAMGEDWDGLSKMGKWESSRGTPTFAYLVQGVISLALVGFGALQSDGFEAMVEFTAPVFWTFLLLVGIGLFVLRFKDRSPRPFSVPLYPITPLIFCASCAYLAYSSIMYAHSKGAVQISFYVMLAGIVALLILRLRKAS, encoded by the coding sequence ATGGGAAGTTCTGAAGGCGCTAGCTCTAGCGCCTCTCCTCTTCGTTTGCTCAGCCCCCTTGGGGCTGTTGCCATTATTGTGGGCATCGTCATTGGTGCCGGTATCTTCAAAACCCCATCGATGGTGGCTGGTATCACCGGTGACGTTGGCTGGGCTATTACCATTTGGATCGCTGGCGCACTCATCTCATTGATGGGTGCGCTTTGCTATGCTGAGCTTGCCACCCTCTATCCCCATGCAGGCGGGGATTACCATTTCTTGACCCGTGCGTATGGCAAGAACGTCTCGTTCTTATATGGTTGGGCCAAGGCGATGGTCATTAATACTGGCTCGATTGCTTTGTTGGCCTTTGTGTTTGGTGACTACATGACCAAGGTGTTACCTCTAGGGACTCATTCTTCGCTTTATTGGGCATTCTTCATTGTGATTGCCCTCACACTGGTTAACTTGATTGGGATTCATGCATCAGCCAATGTGCAAACAGTACTCACTGTTTTAGAGGTAACTGGTTTAGTTGCCATCGTAGTTGCTGGCTTTGGTTTGTTTGGAAATGCTCCACCTGCGGTTGATAACCCCCCCATGTTTAGTAGCACCCCACAACTGGGCATGCTTGGCTTGGGAATGGTTTTTGTCTTACTCACCTTTGGCGGTTGGAATGAATCCGCTTACATCTCAGCTGAACTCAAAGGCACTAGCAAAACAATTGTGAGCGTGATTGTGATCAGCTTGGTAGTCATTACCATCATCTATTTACTAGTCAATATTGCCCTCATTAATGGACTTGGTCTTAAAGCACTAGCCAGCAGTAAAGCCGCCCCTGCGGATCTATTGGGCTTAGTCTTTGGCCCTGTGGGTGAGAAATTACTGGGTTTATTTGTAGCGGTTGCTGCGCTCACCAGTATTAATGCCACCATGATTGTGGGGGCCCGCACCAACTACGCCATGGGTGAAGACTGGGATGGTCTTAGCAAAATGGGCAAATGGGAATCTTCCCGCGGCACACCCACGTTTGCGTATCTGGTTCAGGGTGTCATCAGTCTGGCCTTGGTTGGCTTTGGTGCCCTACAAAGCGATGGCTTTGAAGCCATGGTGGAATTTACTGCCCCGGTCTTCTGGACCTTCTTGTTATTGGTTGGTATTGGTTTATTTGTATTGCGGTTTAAAGATCGCTCCCCGCGCCCCTTTAGCGTTCCCCTCTACCCCATCACACCACTGATCTTCTGCGCCTCGTGTGCTTACCTGGCTTACTCCAGCATCATGTATGCGCATAGCAAAGGGGCAGTGCAGATCTCTTTCTATGTGATGCTTGCCGGCATCGTGGCATTACTCATTCTGCGTTTACGTAAGGCCTCTTAG
- a CDS encoding TonB-dependent receptor, whose translation MNLTYSAIATQRSALWLVATAAFSSAAMAQQNPMQIDVTGSRESASSILTPTKILQGNELQDKLGTTLGATIGNELGVSQTGYGLGASRPVMRGLEGARVQILQNGLSVGDVSAISADHAVASPVANARQIEILRGAAALLYGSGSSGGLVNVVNDRILTTLPDKPTGAVNTSYDTVSNGRAASGVIESSVGSVAVHVDTAINNNQNYRIPGYAEQNGPNANWKINPNGEAENVAYSGKLPNSFNNQNNLGVGASYIGKSGYTGISVERLNNNYGIPTPEGGMIAQSQNRYDFQHQTRDPFAGFSSIKFSAANSNYNHTEFSITNGAYTPAALWKNIANEARLELAHKAIMGWKGTFGAQVTRSSVEAVEIGSGSYAILPSTKTNSNALFWIEEGRWGALQGNLGLRYDNVKQNPNSSTVLSAEGPFASPTTDPTAPQVQSKNFNLISYSAGGLWYFANGYGTGLSYTVSQRAPSAQELYSYGIHESTATFAVGNSNLSKETSHNLEFNLQKTMGQVRGKVNVYLNKFNNYIYGFYTGQYITQAADEGKGFSVVQAQQAAATIKGTEGELTYNWGNVGSGARLFADASQGTFDAGGNLPLQPAPRVGVQVAHQKNGWLANASYTYSFQQNRLATWEVGPTPSYNLLNAGLSYTEKINKVSWTGYMMLKNILNDDIRYATTPMAVRLYAPQPGRSLMVGVRANF comes from the coding sequence ATGAACCTGACATACTCAGCGATCGCAACACAGCGATCAGCCCTTTGGCTTGTGGCCACAGCTGCATTTAGTAGCGCAGCTATGGCACAACAAAATCCCATGCAAATTGATGTCACGGGCTCCCGTGAGTCTGCAAGCAGCATTTTGACCCCCACCAAGATCTTGCAAGGTAATGAGTTGCAAGACAAATTAGGTACCACCTTAGGCGCCACCATTGGAAATGAACTTGGTGTATCGCAAACGGGTTACGGTCTTGGTGCATCGCGCCCCGTGATGCGCGGTCTCGAAGGGGCGCGTGTTCAGATCTTACAAAACGGTCTATCGGTTGGTGATGTCTCTGCAATCTCTGCAGATCATGCGGTAGCAAGCCCAGTGGCGAATGCCAGACAGATTGAGATTTTGAGAGGAGCTGCTGCTCTACTCTATGGTTCAGGATCGAGTGGTGGCTTAGTCAACGTCGTCAATGACCGGATTTTGACAACCTTGCCCGATAAGCCAACGGGTGCAGTGAACACCAGCTATGACACGGTGAGTAATGGCAGAGCAGCCTCTGGTGTTATTGAGAGTTCCGTGGGATCCGTGGCAGTTCATGTGGATACCGCCATCAATAACAACCAGAACTATCGGATTCCGGGATACGCCGAGCAAAATGGGCCAAACGCAAACTGGAAAATTAATCCCAATGGAGAGGCTGAAAATGTCGCGTATTCAGGAAAACTACCAAACTCATTTAATAACCAAAATAACTTAGGCGTGGGCGCCTCGTATATTGGCAAATCGGGATACACGGGTATTTCAGTTGAGCGTTTGAACAATAACTACGGTATCCCGACACCTGAGGGCGGCATGATTGCCCAATCTCAAAATCGCTATGACTTCCAGCATCAAACCCGTGATCCATTTGCAGGGTTCTCTTCAATTAAGTTTAGTGCAGCAAATAGTAATTACAACCACACAGAGTTTTCTATAACAAATGGAGCTTATACACCTGCCGCTCTTTGGAAAAATATTGCTAATGAGGCAAGGCTTGAATTGGCGCACAAGGCGATTATGGGTTGGAAAGGAACGTTTGGTGCACAAGTAACGAGATCCTCCGTTGAGGCCGTAGAGATTGGAAGTGGAAGTTATGCCATCTTGCCATCGACCAAGACCAACTCCAACGCACTCTTCTGGATTGAAGAGGGCCGCTGGGGTGCCCTACAAGGTAATTTGGGTTTACGGTATGACAATGTCAAACAAAATCCAAATTCTTCAACGGTATTAAGTGCTGAAGGTCCATTCGCTAGCCCAACAACAGACCCTACAGCTCCCCAAGTCCAAAGTAAAAACTTTAATTTAATCTCCTATTCTGCTGGCGGCCTCTGGTACTTTGCGAACGGGTATGGCACTGGTCTTTCTTATACAGTTTCTCAGAGAGCTCCAAGTGCCCAGGAGCTCTACTCCTACGGGATTCATGAGTCGACTGCCACCTTCGCGGTGGGTAATTCCAATTTAAGTAAAGAGACCTCACACAACCTAGAGTTCAATCTTCAAAAAACCATGGGTCAAGTTCGGGGCAAGGTGAATGTGTATCTCAATAAATTTAATAACTATATTTATGGCTTCTATACTGGACAATACATTACTCAGGCTGCAGATGAAGGTAAGGGATTCTCTGTAGTTCAAGCCCAACAAGCTGCTGCTACCATTAAGGGGACTGAGGGTGAGCTGACCTACAACTGGGGCAATGTGGGTAGCGGTGCACGCTTGTTTGCCGATGCGTCTCAAGGTACTTTTGATGCGGGTGGTAACTTGCCCTTGCAACCTGCTCCTCGGGTTGGTGTGCAGGTGGCACATCAGAAGAATGGGTGGTTGGCCAATGCGAGTTATACCTATAGCTTTCAGCAAAATCGTTTAGCCACTTGGGAGGTTGGGCCTACTCCAAGCTATAACCTCTTAAATGCCGGTTTGTCCTATACCGAGAAGATCAACAAGGTGAGCTGGACGGGCTATATGATGCTCAAGAATATTCTGAACGATGATATTCGGTATGCCACCACGCCAATGGCGGTTCGTTTATACGCACCCCAGCCCGGCCGCAGTTTGATGGTTGGCGTTCGAGCTAACTTCTAG